In the genome of Arachis hypogaea cultivar Tifrunner chromosome 9, arahy.Tifrunner.gnm2.J5K5, whole genome shotgun sequence, the window ggttagcctttcctcatctcatttgtcacctctgttattcagttggagttgacatagagggagacatccccattgatgaggacaagcccatcactaagaagaggatggagcaaacaagagacccctctcatcatcaaatccctgagatgcctcaagggatgcactttcctccacaaaactattgggagcaactaaacacctccctaggagaattgagttccaacatgggacaactaagggtggagcaccaagaacactccatcatcctccatgaaattagagaagatcaaagaatcatgagagaggagcaacaaagacaaggaagagacattgaggagctcaagcactccataggatcttcaagatgaagaacaagccgccatcactaaggtggacccgttctttaatttccttgttctttattttctgtttttcgaattttagtgcttatgtttatctatgtttgtgtcttgtgatcattagtgtcttagtgtctatgccttaaagttatgaatgtcctatgaatccatcacctttcttgaataaaaaaacgtgcttaattgaaaaagaaaagaattgcatgaattttgaattttataacagtttaattattttgatgtggtggcaatacttttgttttctgaatgtatgcttaaacagtgcatatgtcttttgaatttgtggttcatgaatgttggctcttgaaagaatgatgaaaaaggagacatgttactgaggatctgaaaaatcataaaaatgattcttgaagcaagaaaaagcagtgaatacaaaaaaaaattcgaaaaaaaaaagagaaaaaaaaaataaagttgtgatccaaggcaataagagtgtgcttaagaaccctggacacctctagttggggactctagcaaagctgagtcacaatctgaaaaggttcacccaattatgtgtctgtggcatgtatgtatccggtggtaatactggaagacagagtgctttgggccacggccaagactcaataagtagctatgttcaagaatcatcatacttaactagaagaatcaataacactatctggattctgagttcctaaagaagccaaccattctgaatttccaaggatagagtgagatgccaaaactgttcagaggcaaaaagcttaaagccccgctcatctaattaatactgatcttcatagatgtttttggaattcattgcatattctcttttttatcttgtttgattttcagttgcttgaggacaagcaacaatttaagtttggtgttgtgatgagcggataatttgtacgctttttggcattgtttttagtatgtttttagtatgatctagttagtctttagtatatttttattagtttttagttaaaattcacttttctggactttactatgagtttgtgtgtttttctgtgatttcaggtattttctggctgaaattgagggacctgagcaaaaatctgattcagagactaaaaaggactgcagatgctgttggattctgacctccctgcactcgaagtggattttctggagctacagaagcccaattggcgcgctctcaaaagcgttggaaagtatacatcctgggctttccagcaatatatgatagtccatactttgcccaagatttgatggcccaaaccggcgttcaaagtcaccctcagaattcccagcgttaaacgccggaactggcaccaaaatgggagttaaacgcccaaactggcataaaagctggcgtttaactccaagaatagtctctacacaaaaatgcttcaatgctcagcccaagcacacaccaagtgggcccggaagtggatttttatgtcatttgctCATctgtgtaaaccctaggctactagttttctatatataggaccttttactattgtattttcatcttgagatctttcaatctttggatcttttgatcatgttttgatgattgaaccctcattgggaggctggccattcggcgatgcctagaccttgttcttatgtattttcaacggtggagtttctacacaccatagattaaggtgtggagctctgctgtacctcgagtattaatgcaattactattgttcttctattcaattccgcttgttcttgttctaagatatcacttgttcttcaacttgatgaatgtgatgatccgtgacactcatcatcattctcacctatgaacgtgtgactgacaaccacctccgttctaccttcgattgggtgaatatctcttggattcctgatacacgatgcatggttgatcgcctgacaaccgagtgctcgcctgacaaacgagccagccattccgtgagattagagtcttcgtggtataggctagaactgatggcggcattcaagagaatccggaaggtctaaccttgtctgtggtattctgagtaggattcaatgattgaatgactgtgacgtgcttcaaactcctgaaggcggggcgttagtgacagacgcaaaagaatcactggattctattccggcctgatcgagaaccgacagatggatagccgtgccatgacagggtgcgttgaacatttccactgagaggatgggaggtagccactgacaacggtgaaacccttgcataagcttgccatggaaaggagtaagaaggattggatgaagacagtaggaaagcagagagacggaagggaccaagcatcttcatgcgcttatctgaaattcccaccaatgaattacataagtatctctatctttatctttatagttttattcgtatatcacccatatccatttgagtttgcctgactgagattcacaaggtgaccatagcttgcttcataccaacaatctctgtgggatcgacccttactcgcgtaaggtttattacttggacgacccagtacacttgctggttagttgttcgaaattgtgtttatgccatggtagtgaacaccaagtttttggtttcattaccggggattatttgagttgtgaaaagtattgatcacaatttcgtgcaccaattcacatatataggttgcattgcattgcatgagtttttacatgttcctactcatttattctatctccttcaactaagcatgaggacatgctaatgtttaagtgtggagaggttgataaaccactattttatggtttacaatgtgtttaattgtgtggttttatcatggtcttcacccacttattcatataattagcatgcatttatatttccttcctaaaattattacatgattgaaaacttacttcctggagacctttaattaggtattttaatcccccgttattccattcaatgccgtgatctgtgtgttaagtgtttcaggctttatagggcatggatgagtgGGAGATtaggaaggaagcttgcaaaaatggaaggaatacaagaaattgaggagatgaccagcgagaagtgacacgtacgcgtcagcgatgcgacCGTGCGGAAGAGAGGAATTCGTAGTGACGCGGCCacatgagtgacgcggacgcgcggattggaaaatcagaagcgacgcggaggcatggacgacgcgcccgcatggaaaagcaaaacgccgaaggacgcgtccgcgtgacatgcacgatctgcagaatttcagaagtcgctggcagagtttctgggccagatttcaacccaatttttggcccgaAATTACAGACTAGAGTCAGGGAACAGGCAGAAATGAGGGACACActtcattctgcataattttttAGTTGTAGATCtggatttactcctcccctaggtttttctCACTTGACATTCATATTAGGATTCGAAGATTTTGCTTTTTAGTTTTTGAGAAGAGATcacctccggtactagtcattaTACTTTGTTATTTGCTTTTTACTTATTCTTCCATGTGCTTAATCCCCCTAGAGTTGACATTGGCTTATTtttacaagttattaatatagactatttttatttttaattaatccttttattattatttatcatgtcttcttttattttcaccattaactctgtgaattttataattatgatgagtgagtagttccatgacttgattgggggatgattgaaaggaacccttgagttgaactactcaagagagaaattataattgggtctattgttgaatcaccctctaatcattaactctagtccttcccaagggagaggattaggacttatgactagaaacagatttccaacttgcttgacttttctttacctagtaagggttaactaagcagtgtaacttccaattattaattgatcttaagagtatttcaacaagaatagggcttccaactaatctatccccaatcaaggcttttattgaaaattaattaaattctctgatttaaattCCTGTTTATCAATTCaaccattttttgaaaacatccgattgatgaaatagcacatctctctgcaactcgttgggagacgacctggaattcatactcccagtattttaattttcaatattgtgacaaacccttttaaattgataagtggatttttggtGGTTAAGGACTATAATTGCAACGTATCcctattaataaattcttaactcgccaatttccgccacgtcactgatgctgttggattctgaccttcctgcactcggaatggattttttagagctataggagtccaattggcgcgctctcaattgggttggaaagtcgacatctagggctttcccacaatatataatagtccatactttgctcgaagataaacgacataaactggcgtttaacgctagttccatgttcctttctagcgttaaacgccagaaacaggttaccagttggagttaaacgcccaaaacaggtcaCAACttaacgtttaactccagaaacagcccaggcatttgagaagctcaagtctcacccccagcacacatcaagtgggccccagaagtggatttctgcactatctatcttagtttactcattttctgtaaacctaggttactagtttagtatttaaacaacttttagagacttattttatacctcttgacattttagatctgaactttggactctttgacggcatgggtctctaaactccattgttgggggtaaggagctctgcagcgtctcgatgaattaatgcaattatttctgttttctattcaaacacgcttgtttctatctaagatgttcattcgcacttcaatatgaagaaagtgatgatccgtgacactcatcaccattctcaacctatgaacacgtgcctgacaaccactttcgttctacattagactgaatgagtatctcttggattccttaatcagagtcttcgtggtataagctagaatccattggcaacatccttgagaatccggaaagtttaaaccttgtctgtggtattccgagtaggattcagtgattggatgactgtgacgagcttcaaactcgcgagtgttgggcatagtgacagacgcaaaaggatcaatggatccgattccgacatgatcgagaaccaacagatgattagccatgctgtgacagagcatttggaccattttcactgagaggatgggaagtagccattgacaatggtgacgccctacatacagcttgccataggagagaccttgcatgcatgaagaagaagacaggggaaaacagagattcagaattcaaagtggtgcgcgaaattgtgatcactacaacttcacacaactaaccagcaagtgcactgggtcgtccaagtaataccttacgtgagtaagggtcgatcccacggagattgttggtatgaagcaagctatggtcaccttgtaaatcttagtcaggcagactcaaatggatatggtgatgaacgaaaataacataaaagataaagatagagatacttatgtaattcattggtaggaacttcagataagcgcatgaagatgccttcccttccgtctctctgctttcctactgtcttcatccaatccttcttactcctttccatggcaagcttaagcaagggtttcaccgttgtcagtggctacctcccatcctctcagtgaaagcgattgcatatgctctgtcacagcatagcggaattcatctgtcggttctcaatcaggccggaatagaatccagtgattcttttgcgtctgtcactaacgccccgccttcaggagtttgaagcacgtcacagtcattcaatcattgaatcctactcagaataccacagacaaggttagaccttccggattctcttgaatgctgccatcagttctcgcctataccacgaagactccgattaaagaatccaagagatattcactagagccttgatcgcttgtagaacaagagtggttgtcagtcactttgttcatgggtgagaatgatgatgagtgtcacggatcatcacattcatcaagttaaagaacaagtgatatcttagaacaagaacaagcggaattgaatggaagaacaatagtaattgcattaatacacgaggtacagcagagctccacaccttaatctatggtgtgtagaaactccaccgttgaaaatacataagaataaaagtgatcattggtttcggtcccagagagggaaccagaagaaccaagattaaaatacaatagtaaaaggtcctatatatagagaactagtagcttagggtgtacagagatgagtaaatgacataaaaatccacttccgggcccacttggtgtgtgcttgggctgagcaatgaagcaatttcgtgtagagactcttcttggagttaaacgccagcttttatgccagtttgggcgtttaactcccatttaggtgccagttccggcgtttaacgctggaatttctgagggtgactttgaacgccggtttgggccatcaaatcttgggcaaagtatagactatcatatattgctggaaagcccaggatgtctactttccaacgccgttgagagcgcgccaattgggcttctgtagctccagaaaatccacttcgagtgcagggaggtcagaatccaacagcatctgcagtccttttgagtctctggatcagatttttgctcagatccctcaatttcagccagaaaatacctgaaatcacagaaaaacacacaaactcatagtaaagtccagaaaagtgaattttaactaaaaactaataaaaatataataaaaactaactaaaagatactaaaaacatactaaaaacaatgccaaaaagtgtataaattatccgctcatcacaaagcatctccaaaactccaacatattctccattactgcgtaacaattactcattttatgctcttttactttttacaattgaaactaaagaaccctattggtatcctgactaaggataataagataaccatagcttgcttcaagccaacaatctccgtgggatcgacccttactcacgtaaggtattacttggacgacccagtgcacttgctggttagttgtgcagaattacatAGCATGAGtacaattttcgtgcaccaattagcttggggtctatgcccggcatgtctgcagccttccatgcaaagagatcgccATTATCCtttaagaactgtatgagggacTTTTTTACTTCTCCCTTTAGGATTGCACCGATATTGGTCATTTTATCTGGAACATCTCCGATCTGGAATTTTTCTatctcgccttcaggttgtggacggagttcttcccgACCTCGAATTCCCCCAAGTTTGAgggtgtggatttcttctcctttgacTCTAGGGTTCAGACTTTTGTTGTAATAGTGGCATGCTgttttctggtctccttttatcgtagcaatcccttctgtagttggaaacttcatgcatagatgtggagtcgagactactgcctCGAGCTAATttagcgttgtccgacctattaagacattgtaggctgagctcacgtcgaccacaatgtagtctatgttgagtgttctTGACCTGTCTCCCCTTCCAAAGtttgtgtgtagcgagatgtgtCCAAGTGGTTGGATCGGAGTATCTCCTAATCCGAATAGGctttcggatatgctctgagctctttttcttccaggccgagtttgtcgaatgCGGTTTTAAACAAGATGTCATCCGaacttccttggtccaccagCGTGCGGTGGAGGTTtgtgttggccaatatgatattgatgaccatgggatcatcatgtcccgggatgatgccagctgcgtcctctttagtgaaagtaATGGTAGGCAGGTTGAGTGCTCCTTCTCCTCCCTCGGCGtgatatacctctttgaggtgtcttttgcgagatgatttggagagtccccctcccgcaaatcctccatgtatcatgtgaacatgtctctccggggtacgaggtgatcgttctgtttgtccgacctcttcgtctcttcttctctttctgggTTCATCTGTCCTGCTGCCTAAGTACGGTATAGtcttccttctcttaccaatttttctatgacattcttcaagtcgaagcactcgttggtgggatgtccatagattcgatggtattcacagtattccgttcgatttcctcctccctttttgcttTTAAATGGACGAGGCGGTGGGATCTTttcagtgtggcatacttctcggtataCTTCCACGAGAGACACCCGGAGAGGGGTGCAATTGTGGTATTTCTTAATCTTTTCTCCATGcttatcttcttttttcttggactctttatccttatcttggGAGGAGTAAAAGgatccagattttgaggtctctcctagtcgagagttttcctccatgttgatgtatttttctgctcgttcttgcacttcattcaaAGATGTACGGTGCTTCTTTAATATGGATTGACTAAGAGGACCCTCtcataggccattgatgaggcccataatagcTGCTTCAGTAggcaaactttgtatgtccagacatgctttgttgaatctttccatgtagttgcgaagacttttccgatctccttgcttgatccctaacaagcttggggcgtgtttggttttgtccttctggatggagaatctagcaaGGAATTTTCCCACTAAattgtcaaagcttgagatggaccttgcGGGCAGGCTCTTGAACCACTTAATTGCCGTCTTAGTTAaggtagttgggaaggctttgcaccgaattgcgtctgaggcatcagtgagatacattctgcttctgaaattgctgagctGATGACTTGGATCTGATTTGTcgtcgtatggggtcatgtcgggagctttgaagtcctttgggactttggcTTTCATAATTTCTttagtgaatgggtcttgatccttgTAGGGATTATCCTTGTGATTGGATTGAGTAGTCTTTGCTTTTAGATCTGCTTCAAGCTGTAATAGTTTGTCTTCCAACTCTTTACGTCGCCTATTTTCCCTTCTGAGGTCCTTCTCGACTTCTCGTTGATGCTTGGCCTCTCTTTTGAGTTGTttaaggcattcttgttgagccTGAAGAGCCTCTAGGATTTTCGCATTTGGTGGACTTTTTTCTTTATTCggttgaggagtatcctttggtgtagcaTCCGCATTCTTGTGTGGCGTCCTATTCTCTAGATCAGAGTcttggtcgttgtcaaggttgtccgccatgatgatgagatgacttccaggttccctggcaacggtgccaatgttccgagggttacctgaaactgtaggtcgatctcggacgagttcttctgtactggtcggcgtagttgtgtctgacttgatgatggtggcggtgctgatccttcatcaccggagggtggtggtacctgcaagggactccgatgcttaagttagtaagggtattaagtaggtttttagtagaatcagagtatgagttatacctgggtactccagtgtatttataatggcgtggAATGATCTTCCcttgagataagatagttatcttatcttatctttgagtgaagtcctCTTATCTTTTAAGGAACCACCCTTATCCTTCTAGGCtttgggctgcctttagatttgggtcgtgttcttcTGTTTGGACtttcttgggcctctgtagcggtttggccgacctcttttataAAAAAGTTGGGTAATCCTGGTCTGaacaggtcggtcgacttgtcttcAGTCATCCCGGGTCGTACAGCTCAACCCAGCGCATGAACagttgggtaagcattttattcgaccaagtgtttctctatagggagcgccagtgttactggtaaagaagaaggacggAAGTATGCGCTTGTGTGTTGATTATCGGCAACTGAATAAGGttactgtgaagaataaatatccatTACCTAGAATTGACGACCTAATGGATCAGTTATAGGGTGTCGGTCTgttctctaagatcgatttgcgatccggatatcatcagataagggttaaAGGAGAAGATATTCCGAAAACTATTTTTAGGACACgttatggtcactatgagtatacggtgATGTCTTTCGGGTTAACCAATACTCCaacagtattcatggattatatgaatagGATTTTCCGGCCGTACttggacaagtttgttattgtctttattaatgatattcttgtttactctaagactgaagaagagcatgctgATCATTTGCAAATTGTGCTGCAAATTTTGAAAgacaggaagttatatgctaaattatctaaatgtgagttctagaagagtgaggtgaagtcaCTCGGTCACGTAGTGAGCAAGAAAGGAATAGTTGTAGACCCTGCTAAAGTAGAAGCAGTAATGAATTGGGAGCAACCAACTTCAGTAGCAGAgatcaggagtttcttaggtttGGCGGGGTATTATCGGAGATTCAAtaagggattttcacagctcgctttacctttaactaagttgactaggaaaGATACACTTTTTGTCTGGACTTCGGAGTGCGAAGAGAGTTTTCAAGCATTGAAGCAAAGGTTGACTACTACACCCGTGTTAGTATTGTCTGAGCCAAGAGAGCCGTTTGAAGTGTATTATGATGCATCATTAAAGGGTTTGGGGTGCGTTCTAATGCAGCACCGAAATGTTGTAGCATATGCTTCACGGCAATTAAGGCCACATGAGATGAACTACCCGACTCACGACTTAGAACTTGCTACTATTGTGTTTGCTCTGAAAATCTGAAGACATTATCTCAATGGCattaagtttcatgttttctcagaccataagagtttgaagtatctctttgagcagaaagagttgaatatgcgtcagaggaggtggatgaaGCTTCTGAATgactatgattttgaattgaattaccaTCCTGAAAAAGCGAACATTGTGGCGGACGACTTAAGTCGGAaatctttatatgcagcttggatgatgctacgagAAGAAGAGTTACTaaaggcatttcaaggtttgaaaCTGGGAGTTAGGGAAGAATCCGAAATTCTGTATTTCAGTCAGTTGcaaatttcaagtgattttaaatcagaacttctgaaggctcatcaaGATGGTGAAGCGTTACATAAAGTATTGCCGATAATTGAACAGGAAAAccagtggagagtgtcagaagataagggtggtttatggaggttcaagaaccggattGTTGTGCCAGATGTCGGAGACCTGTGACAAAGTATCTtaaaggaagctcataagagcgggCTTTCAATCTATCTAGGAAGCATCAAGATGTACCAAGATTTGAAAGTGATGTTCTAGTGGCcaggaatgaagaatgatgtggcgttGCATGTATCCAAATGTTTAACATGTCAGAAAGTTAAAATTGAACATCTGAGACCATCAGGTACCCTCCAGCCTTTAGAGATTTCACAATGGAAATGGGTGATTATCGCAATGAATTTCGTGACAGGTTTTCCTAGAACTCGGACTGGTTatgacgctatttgggtggttgtggatcgactaacaaaatcagctcactttctcCCCATCCGGATAAGTTACACAATGGAAGAATTGGATCGAATGTACATCAAAGAGATTGTCAGATTGCACGGCGTACCTTCCACCATTATATCccatagagatcctcgtttcacatcaaggttttggggagcctTTCAGCGTacatttgggactcagttaagtTTGAGTACTGCATATcaccctcaaacagatggtcaatcagaGAGAGCTATCCAGACtttggaggatatgctaagggcttgtgttttggaccagccggcGAGCTGGGATTGGTATATGCCACCAGTGGAGCTTGCTTATAA includes:
- the LOC112709057 gene encoding uncharacterized mitochondrial protein AtMg00860-like; amino-acid sequence: MNWEQPTSVAEIRSFLGLAGYYRRFNKGFSQLALPLTKLTRKDTLFVWTSECEESFQALKQRLTTTPVLVLSEPREPFEVYYDASLKGLGCVLMQHRNVVAYASRQLRPHEMNYPTHDLELATIVFALKI